GCATACCTCTCTCCCAAACTTGCGGAAGGAAGCATACCAAGACTACCTGTTATAACCGCAGCCTCATCTGAGAGAATGTCACCAAAAATGTTACCTGTTACTATAACATCAAAGGAAGATGGGCGTCTTATCATCTGCATGGCACAGTTGTCTACATAAAGGTGTTCCACCTGTACATCTGGATAGCTCTTACTCTCTTCTTCCACAATTTCCCTCCAAAGGGCGCTAACTTCCAGCACATTGGATTTGTCCACACTGGTGAGCTTTTTTCTCCTACCTCTTGCTATCTCAAAAGCCTTCTTTACCACCCTCCTTATTTCGTCTTCTGTATACCTCATGGTGTTTATTCCCACCCTTCTTTCACCTTCCTTGAATATCCCTCTTGGCTCTCCGTAATAAACATCACCTGTTAGCTCTCTCACCACAATAAAATCCGTGCCCATTACCACATGGTCCTTAAGAGGTGATGATGGCACCAATGGTTTGTAAACTTTGGCAGGTCTCAGGTTGGCGTAAAGGTCAAGGGCTTTTCTTATGCCAAGAAGACCTCTCTCCGGCCTTTTGTGAGTGGGAAGGTCATCCCACTTGGGACCACCTACAGCACCCAAAAGTACAGCATCCGAAGAAAGGCAAAGCTCCAGCGTTTCCTGTGGCAGAGGCTCACCTGTTTTGTCTATGGCTATGCCACCTATAAGACCTTCTTCAAGGATAAAATCATACCCAAATAGCTTCCCTACCTTTTGGAGAACTTTTACAGCACTCTCTACTATCTCGGGACCTATCCCGTCTCCCTTTAAAAGCGCTATCTTGAAGGATGGCATTCTTTTATTGTATCACAACTCTTCTCCGTAAGCCTTGCATAGCGCCTCTATAGGATGTAGGGGCTTTTTTCCTGTGCCGAGCTCTATCTGATTGCTGGCCAGTGGACAGTCCGAGACAAAAGTGTCTGCAGAGCTCGCATTTAGCTCCTCAAAGAGTTTTGACCCTACTCTGTAGGCCATGTCAAAGGTGCTTTTCTTTACGCCAAAAGTCCCATCGTGTCCAGAGCACCTTTCTACTATTTTCACCTTAGTGTTGGGTATAAGCCTCATAAGAGCTGCAGCCTTGTATCCTACATTGAGAGACTTCAGATGACAGGGTATGTGATAGGCTATGTTGCCCATTGATACTTTAAAGTCCCTGCTGAATTTGCCCTGCTGGTGAAGATTCCACAGGTATTCGTGAACATCGTAAACTCTCTGTGCCACCACTTTTGCATCTGGATCATCAGGTAGCAGAAGGGGATACTCATACTTAATCTGGAGGGCACAGGTAGGTATGGGGACAACTATGTCGTAGCCTCTGTCTACGTAAGCTTTTAGAGCTTTCACATTGAGCTTTGCCTTCTGCACAACAGTGTCTATATCTCCCACATCAAAGAAGGGAATACCGCAGCACTGCTGAGGAGGAAGCTCTATGTGTATGTCGTTTTTCTCAAAGACTCTGACAAGTGCTTTACCTTTATCAAGGTAATTGTAGTTTAAAAGACAGGTGTAAAAGAGAGCCACTTTACCATTTTCACCTTTTACCTCTCTCCTGTTTTTATTAAACCAGCTTTGGAAGGTTTGAGTATTAAAGGACGGAAGCTTTGCTCTTCTGTCTATCCCCATAAAGTTTTCCAAAAGGACCCTTACTGGCTTTGAATCTTTCACAGCATTTACAAAAGGTGCAAAAGGCACAGACATCTTACCCATAAGGTCCGTATTTACAAGCAGCTTGTCTGTTAATTTGGCTCCTTGCTTTTTAAACTTCCATATTTTGTATCTTAGAGAAAGATGAGGAAAGTCTATCTTCCACTCATGGGGTGGAGTGTAAGGACACTTAAAATAGCACTGTTTGCAGTGAAAGCAAAGGTCCAGAGGTGTGGCAAGCTCTTCTTTACTGAGGGCATTTATATCGTCATCGTGTCTATCCACAGCGTCAAAGAGTGCAGGGAAGGAAGGACAGTAAGGCAAACACATCCTGCAGTCCTTACACTTGGAGAAAACTCTCTTTGCCTCCTCCCAGAGGGCATCCTCATCCAAAAACTTTGGGTCCCTAAGGTCAAAGTTAAAATCCTTTACACCGCCTAATGACACCTCTTGCATGGCTCACTCCTTTTAAAGAATTTACATCTATTATTATATGCAAATTTTTTGCAATTGTCAAGGGGTGAAGTTCTTCAAGGAGTCTTCCAACGCTTCAAGAAAAGCGTCGTTTTCTTCCGGAAGCCCCACGCTCACCCTTAAACATCCCTCCAGTCCAGCCATGTAAGATACATTCCTTACCAGAACGCCTCTCCTCAAAAGCTCTACATGGAGCCTGTCTGCGGGTACAGAGGACCTAAAGAGTATAAAGTTGGCATCGGAAGGGTAAGGTTTTACTCCTTCCATTTGGGAAAGGACTTGGAAAAGCCTATCCCTTTCCTTTATAACCGTGCTTACACACTCCTCTATAAGCGGGTAAAACTCTGTAAGCATAAGCTTGGCTATCACCTGGGAGGGATAAGTTATATTAAAGGGCAGTCTCATCTTGTTTATCTCGTAAGCTACATCTTCTTTAGCTATAAGTATGCCTACTCTCAAACCTGCCATGCCTATCTTTGAGAGAGTTCTCAAAACCACCGTGTCCTCTCTGCTCAATGCATCTTTCAAAAAGCTTTTTTTTGAAAAGTGAAAGTAAGCCTCGTCAATAACCGTAAAGAGACCTTCCTCTCTTATCCTCTCTATCTTCTCTCTGCTAAAGCATGCGCCTGTGGGATTGTTGGGGTAAGATAAAAAGGCTAGGATGGGGGAAGAGTCTTTTATGGCTCTCAAAGACGCTTCCAAGTCTATGTCCATGTCCTGATTTAGCGGAACTTCTATCCTCTTCCTGCCAAGCATCCTGGCTGATATTTGGTACATGGGGAAGCTGGGAATAGGATAGAAAACACCACTGTCAAACTCGCCTATTGCTATGCTAAGGTAATAGATGAGCTCATCCGAGCCGTTGCCTAAAACCAAATTTTCCCTCTTTACACCAAAGTGTTCAGATAACACATCTTTGAGTTCTTCTGCCTCTGGGTCCGGATATTTATTTATGGGAATCTTGGCAACCTCCTGAGCTATCTTCTGCTTTGCTTCCTCTGGCAAGCGAAGGGGAAGTTCATTAGAAGAAAGTCTTACCTTAGCCTGTGTTGTCTCCGTTTTGTAAGGAGATAGGTTCTTTATCCTAATACTTATCACGCTTGTGGGTGTTCCTCCTCTTGAATTGCTTCCTTTTCTTCTTCTTCTTCTGCTCTGCCTAAGTAAAGTTCAAGCTCACCAACAGTGGATTCCATGAGTTTGTCCTCAAGGATGCCCTTTATGAGTCTGTTGAGCTTTCTCTCGTCACCCATTGCTATACCGTTAAGCACATAATAAAGCCTTTTGGGGAGAGAAAGCACTACCCTTTTGTATCTTGGACCACCTTTTTTCCTACCTCTTCTTGCCATCTTTCTCCTCCTTTTTAGATTTATAATTCTATTTTAGCATGTTTTTTAAAATTTTAGCACTTTTCTTAATGTCTTATCTCATAGCTTTCAATGGTAGTCTTGAAGACTCAATAGAGAGTGCCGATGTTATATACCTTCCAGAGGAACACACTAACAGAGAGGATCATGTTTTTCAGCTTAAGGTTATTAAATACATGCAAAATAAAGATTACAAGTTTGTTATAGGTATGGAGATGTTTCAGCAAAATTTTCAGAGATACTTGGACGAGTATATAAATTGTAAACTATCTGAAGAAGATATGCTTGAAAAAACTCAGTACAGAAAAAGGTGGGGCTTTGACCCCTCCCTTTACTCACCCATTTGGCGCTTTGCCAAGGAGAAGGGGATAGGGCTTTATGCTCTCAATGTACCCTCTGAGCTTCTTACAGAGATAAGGCAGGTTGGTCTTGATAATGTGGAAAGTCCGCTTTTACCAAAACCCATCATAGACCAGACTCCTCAAGAGAAAGAGTATCTTCTGAGTATACTCAGGTCCCATCCTAAGGCAGACGAAAAGTCCTTCTTTGAAGTTCAAAACGCATGGGACAATGTAATGGCTTATGCCATAATTAGGATACTTAAGGAAAATCCTGGTATAAAGGTGGTAGCCCTTGTGGGTAAAGGGCATGCACACAATTTAAAAGCTGGTATTCCCTACAGGGTTGAAAAGTTAGATCCCCAGGTCAGACAGGTGATACTCACCAAGGATCACTTTCTGTTTTCTATGGACTTTTCTAAGGATAGCTCGTCCGCAAACTCTATGAGGGTCCCAAACTGCAGTCCGTAAGACATTCTCGTTATCTTGAGATTTGGAAATCTTCTCTTGAGGAGCTTTATAAGGTAATTGGCTGTTGCCTCACCCTCCACATTGGGATTTGTTGCTACTATGACCTCTTTGGGTTTGTACCTCTCTATTCTTTGTATTAAGCTATCAATGCTAAGGTCCTGTGGAGATATGCCCTCCAGCGGTGCTATCCTGCCACCCAAGACATGATACACACCCGTATACCTTTCCAGTCTTTCTATGGCGTAAGCGTCCTGAGATTCTTCAACGATGCAAATGAACTTTTTGCTTCGCTTTTCATCAGAGCATATGGAACATACTTCTCTATCGGTGAGCAGTCCGCATTCGGCACACTTTTTAATGCTTTGCGCCAAATTTTGTAAAGTATTCACTATGATGATCCTTTCCTCCTGTGGGAGCTTAAGAAGGTTGTAAATAAACCTGCTTGCACCTCTCTCACCGTAGGTGGGTATCTTGATAATGCTTTCTATTGCTTCCTTCATAGCTTTTGGGAAGACATCTTCAAAAGCCAAGAATGCCTCCAAATCTCTTTTTGATGGCTTGCATCATCATATCCCTTGATATGTCTTGTGCTTGATTGAGGAGTTCCATAAGCGTATTCCTTATGTCGCCGAATTTCACATCTTGGCTACACTTTATCTCAAGCACCTCACCAAGACCATTAAAGACGATGGTAAGGTCATCTTTTTGAATCATCTCCCTTCTCTGTCTTAGCTCATCCTTAAGGCTTTCCAGCAAACCCTCAAAGCCTTTAAGGCTTTTTATAAGCTCTGCTATGTTCATCTTTCTCTCTCCCCCCTTATGAACTCCTCCACCATCTTTCTTGCCTGCCAGTCGGGGTACTGGATGGGTGGATGTTTCATAGTGTAGGCACTTATAGAATAAAGAGGTCCGCCTACGCCTCTGTCTCTTGCCAGCTTACAGCATCTTATGGCGTCCATCATGGACCCTGCACTGTTGGGAGAGTCCTCCACATCAAGCTTTAACTCCACATACATAGGTACATCTCCAAACTGCCTGCCCTCCATTCTTATGTAAGCTATCTTCCTGTCTTTTAGCCACGGCACCCAGTCAGAGGGTCCTATGTGTATGTTGTGCTCTCCTATGGGATATGGTATAAGAGAAGACACAGCCTGAGTTTTTGACACTTTCTTAGTCTTTAGCCTCTCTCTCTCTAACATATTTAGAAAATCCGTATTGCCCCCAAAGTTGAGCTGATATGTTCTTTCTATCTTCACACCCCTGTCTGTAAAAAGCTGGACGAGGGTCCTGTGAAGTATGGTAGCCCCCACCTGAGACTTTATGTCATCACCAACTACGGGAATGCCTTCCTTTTCAAACTTCTGCGCCCATTCTGGGTCGGACACTATAAAGGTAGGCATACCGTTTATAAAGGACACTCCTGCCCTTAGACAAGCTTCTGCATAAAACCTCGCTGCCTGCTCTGAACCTACAGGTACATAATTTACGAGGATATCCGCCTCTGTTTCTTTTAGCACCTTCACCACATCCTCCAGCTCATCCTCCCTCTCTTCTGAAAGTACAAAACTCCTCTCAGGTGGATAGTACTTCATATGCTGAGCAAAACCGTCCAGCACTTTACCCATCCTCACTTTAACATTCATCTTAGGCACGTCAGGTTCAAAAACCGCAGTACAGTTGGGAGGTGAAAAAATAGCTTCAGAAACATCTTTACCTACCTTACGGGCATCAATGTCCCATGCGGCAACCACTTCTATGTCCCAAGGCTTATACCCTCCCACATCCTCAAACATAAGACCGTTAACTTGAGCGTCCCGATTTTTCCTATAATAGTAAATGCCCTGCACTAAGGAGCTTGCGCAATTGCCAACACCAGCTATGGCAACCCTTATTTTCTTAGACATTTTAACCTCCACAAAATGAGCAAACTTTATAATATTATACCTGATGATGAAGGTGCTTATCGTTCTTTACTCAAAGCTGACAGAAGATAGCCAGTTGGTGGAAAAGCTGGAAGAGAAGGTAAGCTTACTGAAAAAGCTGGTAGGTCCCGACAGTCTTTATGCGGTTATAACTTCAAATATGAAACACCTATTTGATAAGTTTCCCGAATTGGTGTTTTTAAGGAATGATGAGGAAACGCTCCTTTACGGCATATACAAAGGACTTAGAAAGCTAAGGGGAAATGATGTGCTCCTTCTTGACGGCAAGGAGACCATCACAAAGGAGAGGATAATAAACTTTATAAGCCAGAGGAGGAAAAATCTGCTGTCAGTGGCACAGAATGGCTGGAGAGGTGTGGCTGTTTTAAAGATGATAGACCTGGATTATATAATTAGAACTATGGAAAGGTTTATAAAGGAAGACACGGACTTTTTGCAGATAATGAAGCTGGTAAAAGAAGATTACGGTATAGAATACGAAGCCTTATAGGAGGTTAAACATGGACGAGATAACTGTAGGAAAGTACACAGTAAGAACGGACAGATACTACACAAAGGAGCATGAGTGGGCTCTTATTAGGGGAAACAAGGCTTGGATAGGTATAACAGACTATGCGCAAAAGGAGTTGGGGGATATAGTTTATGTAGACCTTCCTTCCGTAGGACAAACTTACGAGAGTGCTGACACTATAGCTAATGTGGAATCTGTTAAGAATGTGGCACCCATATACTCGCCTCTGTCGGGTACTGTTGTAGAAGTTAACCAGCAGCTGATAGATGAGCCTCATCTTATTAACGAGTCGCCTTACGATGATGGATGGATAGCGGTGATAGAACTTTCCGACCCTATGGAGGTAGAAGACCTCATGCCAGCTCAAGATTATGCTGAACTGCTTGTTGAAATTATAAAGGATGAAAAGGGAGAGAGCATATCTCTTGAACTTCCAGAAGAGGAAATAACACCATCTGTAGAAGAATCCCTTGATGCTCTGCCAGAGGAGGAGCTTCCTTACGAGGAGAAGGAAAGGTAATGTACATACCCCATTCGTGGGATGACACAGAGGTTATTCTTAAGGAGCTGGGTATCTCCTCTCTGGAAGAGCTTTTTTCCCACATACATCCTTCTCTCCTGAGTTCCTCCAGCATCGGAAAGCCCATGTCCGAGGAAGAGCTGAGGAGATTCTTTAAGGGCATTGCAAGGAAGAACACAAAACTTATCTCCTTTGCCGGTTTTGGAGCTTACGATAGGATAATTCCATCCGCTATATGGCAGCTGTTAAGCAGAGGAGAGTTTTTAACAGCCTATACGCCATATCAGGCAGAAGCTTCTCAAGGCACACTACAGGCTATTTTTGAGTATCAGACGCTCATATGCGAGCTTACCGGTATGGATGTAGCCAATGCAAGCATGTACGATGGAGCTTCCGCCTTAGCACAAGCGGTACTTATGGCAAAGTCCATAAAAGACACAGGCAAGAAGGTGTTACTCTCAGAAGGTATAAATCCCATGTACAGAGAGGTAGTCAAAACCTATCTTAAAGGTTATCAGGATGAAATAATCTTACTACCGCTCAATGAGGAAGGCACCACAGACGTTAATGTGCTGGAGAGCCTCATAAAGGAGGGTGATGCTTATGCAGTGGTGGTCCAGCAGCCCAACTTTCTCGGTTTTATTGAACCTGTCCAACATGTGGGAGATATTACGAAAAAGTACGGAGTGCCTTTTGTGGTTGTAGCAGACCCCATAGCCCTTTCTATACTTAGACCTCCGGGTGACTGCGGAGCAGACATAGTGGTGGGTGAAGGACAGCAGATGGGAGTGCCACTAAACTTTGGAGGACCTTACGCTGGCTTCTTTGCCACAAAAACTCAGTACGTTAGAAAAATGCCCGGAAGGCTTGTTGGGCTTGGGGAGGACATGGAAGGAAATAGAGCGTTTACTCTTGTGCTTCAAACGAGAGAACAGCACATAAGAAGAGAGAAAGCCACTTCAAACATATGCACAAACCAAAACCTCATAGCCATTGCCAATCTTATGTATATGGTATTTTTAGGAAGGGAAGGCATAAGGCAGGTGGCAAAGCAAAGCCTCTCAAAAGCCATTTACTTAAAAAATCATCTGCTTTCCTTGGGATTTGAAGAAATTTACACAGGTAAGCACCTTTGGGAGTTTCCCCTCAGAATAAATAATGCGCTAAAGCTACACAAAGAGCTTCTCAAAGAGGGTTTCCTCTTTGGTGTACCCTTAGAAAAATTTGGCTACAAAGACACAATTCTTCTTGCATTAACAGAAAAAAGAACCAGGGAGGAGATGGACAGA
The DNA window shown above is from Hydrogenobacter thermophilus TK-6 and carries:
- the leuB gene encoding 3-isopropylmalate dehydrogenase, encoding MPSFKIALLKGDGIGPEIVESAVKVLQKVGKLFGYDFILEEGLIGGIAIDKTGEPLPQETLELCLSSDAVLLGAVGGPKWDDLPTHKRPERGLLGIRKALDLYANLRPAKVYKPLVPSSPLKDHVVMGTDFIVVRELTGDVYYGEPRGIFKEGERRVGINTMRYTEDEIRRVVKKAFEIARGRRKKLTSVDKSNVLEVSALWREIVEEESKSYPDVQVEHLYVDNCAMQMIRRPSSFDVIVTGNIFGDILSDEAAVITGSLGMLPSASLGERYALYEPVHGSAPDIAGKGVANPIATILSASMMLRYSFNLKEASDAIDRAVELALERGYRTPDIYAEGTKKVGTQEMTEVIISLLEELCERSA
- a CDS encoding anaerobic glycerol-3-phosphate dehydrogenase subunit C, which encodes MQEVSLGGVKDFNFDLRDPKFLDEDALWEEAKRVFSKCKDCRMCLPYCPSFPALFDAVDRHDDDINALSKEELATPLDLCFHCKQCYFKCPYTPPHEWKIDFPHLSLRYKIWKFKKQGAKLTDKLLVNTDLMGKMSVPFAPFVNAVKDSKPVRVLLENFMGIDRRAKLPSFNTQTFQSWFNKNRREVKGENGKVALFYTCLLNYNYLDKGKALVRVFEKNDIHIELPPQQCCGIPFFDVGDIDTVVQKAKLNVKALKAYVDRGYDIVVPIPTCALQIKYEYPLLLPDDPDAKVVAQRVYDVHEYLWNLHQQGKFSRDFKVSMGNIAYHIPCHLKSLNVGYKAAALMRLIPNTKVKIVERCSGHDGTFGVKKSTFDMAYRVGSKLFEELNASSADTFVSDCPLASNQIELGTGKKPLHPIEALCKAYGEEL
- the hisC gene encoding histidinol-phosphate transaminase; this encodes MISIRIKNLSPYKTETTQAKVRLSSNELPLRLPEEAKQKIAQEVAKIPINKYPDPEAEELKDVLSEHFGVKRENLVLGNGSDELIYYLSIAIGEFDSGVFYPIPSFPMYQISARMLGRKRIEVPLNQDMDIDLEASLRAIKDSSPILAFLSYPNNPTGACFSREKIERIREEGLFTVIDEAYFHFSKKSFLKDALSREDTVVLRTLSKIGMAGLRVGILIAKEDVAYEINKMRLPFNITYPSQVIAKLMLTEFYPLIEECVSTVIKERDRLFQVLSQMEGVKPYPSDANFILFRSSVPADRLHVELLRRGVLVRNVSYMAGLEGCLRVSVGLPEENDAFLEALEDSLKNFTP
- a CDS encoding ChaN family lipoprotein; protein product: MFFKILALFLMSYLIAFNGSLEDSIESADVIYLPEEHTNREDHVFQLKVIKYMQNKDYKFVIGMEMFQQNFQRYLDEYINCKLSEEDMLEKTQYRKRWGFDPSLYSPIWRFAKEKGIGLYALNVPSELLTEIRQVGLDNVESPLLPKPIIDQTPQEKEYLLSILRSHPKADEKSFFEVQNAWDNVMAYAIIRILKENPGIKVVALVGKGHAHNLKAGIPYRVEKLDPQVRQVILTKDHFLFSMDFSKDSSSANSMRVPNCSP
- the recR gene encoding recombination mediator RecR, with amino-acid sequence MAFEDVFPKAMKEAIESIIKIPTYGERGASRFIYNLLKLPQEERIIIVNTLQNLAQSIKKCAECGLLTDREVCSICSDEKRSKKFICIVEESQDAYAIERLERYTGVYHVLGGRIAPLEGISPQDLSIDSLIQRIERYKPKEVIVATNPNVEGEATANYLIKLLKRRFPNLKITRMSYGLQFGTLIEFADELSLEKSIENRK
- a CDS encoding inositol-3-phosphate synthase; amino-acid sequence: MSKKIRVAIAGVGNCASSLVQGIYYYRKNRDAQVNGLMFEDVGGYKPWDIEVVAAWDIDARKVGKDVSEAIFSPPNCTAVFEPDVPKMNVKVRMGKVLDGFAQHMKYYPPERSFVLSEEREDELEDVVKVLKETEADILVNYVPVGSEQAARFYAEACLRAGVSFINGMPTFIVSDPEWAQKFEKEGIPVVGDDIKSQVGATILHRTLVQLFTDRGVKIERTYQLNFGGNTDFLNMLERERLKTKKVSKTQAVSSLIPYPIGEHNIHIGPSDWVPWLKDRKIAYIRMEGRQFGDVPMYVELKLDVEDSPNSAGSMMDAIRCCKLARDRGVGGPLYSISAYTMKHPPIQYPDWQARKMVEEFIRGERER
- the gcvH gene encoding glycine cleavage system protein GcvH, with the translated sequence MDEITVGKYTVRTDRYYTKEHEWALIRGNKAWIGITDYAQKELGDIVYVDLPSVGQTYESADTIANVESVKNVAPIYSPLSGTVVEVNQQLIDEPHLINESPYDDGWIAVIELSDPMEVEDLMPAQDYAELLVEIIKDEKGESISLELPEEEITPSVEESLDALPEEELPYEEKER
- the gcvPA gene encoding aminomethyl-transferring glycine dehydrogenase subunit GcvPA, with the protein product MYIPHSWDDTEVILKELGISSLEELFSHIHPSLLSSSSIGKPMSEEELRRFFKGIARKNTKLISFAGFGAYDRIIPSAIWQLLSRGEFLTAYTPYQAEASQGTLQAIFEYQTLICELTGMDVANASMYDGASALAQAVLMAKSIKDTGKKVLLSEGINPMYREVVKTYLKGYQDEIILLPLNEEGTTDVNVLESLIKEGDAYAVVVQQPNFLGFIEPVQHVGDITKKYGVPFVVVADPIALSILRPPGDCGADIVVGEGQQMGVPLNFGGPYAGFFATKTQYVRKMPGRLVGLGEDMEGNRAFTLVLQTREQHIRREKATSNICTNQNLIAIANLMYMVFLGREGIRQVAKQSLSKAIYLKNHLLSLGFEEIYTGKHLWEFPLRINNALKLHKELLKEGFLFGVPLEKFGYKDTILLALTEKRTREEMDRLISTIKRITSAP